In the genome of Tannockella kyphosi, one region contains:
- a CDS encoding M24 family metallopeptidase: MNRVEKVTRIMNSEGVDACLISDMYAIDYLLGYKNHPGERLYVLLIKKDGSLTLFLNKMFFVDQPIDASLVWYSDNEDKTALLASYLEDVLVLGVDKSWPARFLLPLQKQCSKIEFVDGSIFIDCVRMVKDIDEQVVMQEASKINDQAMHHAISLCAKDYNEKQVSSELLSFYTEKGASEFSFSPIVAFGKNAANPHHVTDESLPQVGDSIILDIGCVFMDYCSDMTRTVFYKEVSEEARVVYETVKQANLAAIAMIKPGVKLCDIDKAARDVIEEAGYGKYFTHRLGHFIGRECHEFGDVASTFDIEVVPGMIFSIEPGIYLQDNLGVRIEDLVMVTPDGCIVLNEYPKDLLIIS, translated from the coding sequence ATGAATAGAGTTGAAAAAGTAACACGTATTATGAATAGTGAGGGTGTAGATGCTTGTCTTATTAGTGATATGTATGCAATTGATTATTTATTAGGATATAAAAATCATCCTGGTGAAAGATTATATGTATTATTAATTAAGAAAGATGGTTCTTTAACTTTGTTTTTAAATAAAATGTTCTTTGTTGATCAACCAATTGATGCTTCTTTAGTATGGTATAGTGATAATGAAGATAAAACAGCATTATTAGCTTCTTATTTAGAAGATGTATTGGTTTTAGGTGTTGATAAATCATGGCCTGCAAGATTCTTATTACCATTACAAAAACAATGTAGTAAAATTGAATTTGTAGATGGATCTATCTTTATTGATTGTGTTCGTATGGTTAAAGATATTGATGAACAAGTAGTAATGCAAGAAGCAAGTAAAATTAATGATCAAGCAATGCATCATGCTATTAGTTTATGTGCGAAAGATTATAATGAAAAACAAGTTAGTAGTGAATTGCTTAGTTTTTATACAGAAAAAGGAGCTAGTGAATTTTCATTTAGTCCAATTGTTGCCTTTGGTAAAAATGCAGCAAATCCGCATCATGTAACAGATGAATCTTTACCACAAGTGGGGGATAGTATTATTTTAGATATCGGTTGTGTGTTTATGGATTATTGTAGTGATATGACTCGTACTGTTTTTTATAAAGAAGTTAGCGAGGAAGCTAGAGTGGTTTATGAAACAGTAAAGCAAGCTAATTTAGCTGCTATTGCTATGATTAAACCAGGAGTAAAGCTTTGTGATATTGATAAAGCAGCTAGAGATGTGATTGAAGAAGCTGGTTATGGAAAGTATTTTACACATCGTTTAGGACATTTTATTGGAAGAGAATGTCATGAATTTGGTGATGTAGCAAGTACTTTTGATATTGAAGTAGTACCCGGTATGATTTTCTCTATTGAACCAGGTATTTATTTACAAGATAATTTAGGTGTTCGTATAGAGGATTTAGTAATGGTTACACCAGATGGTTGTATTGTTTTAAATGAGTATCCAAAAGATTTATTAATTATTAGTTAA